In a single window of the Eshraghiella crossota genome:
- a CDS encoding HNH endonuclease domain-containing protein → MAESDFTKKGYSLIIDGKYYNTLDIESFSMMMKDPSYCYKFYWLEAIVQLISEDIRETTFDAIIDEMICNAWYSVREFHIHLSGMQLDGQVRDGLERAVLLLTGLSDLPANASKVEIKNAIAEHNSELKTYKEQLTNMVPYRALAGFFNKSSEAADWGSVRRMTAYIERINRHTVLLPYILGEESKLKKKVYFQDAWVEMIQDQMVSILGWIQYEKVKWLQNNNPEVPGLIYKLAPMDEKMRKLNNVRKLWEGILDVREIKDVFTGEPVVLKQYDVDHFIPWSFVMNDELWNLMPMDSSLNSSKSNRLPKWSPFFIRFAKNQFIMYQLIHEKEGIRKLYESCYRDNLHSLWAGQELYRKGNSEEEFINILEKNMQPVYDSARRQGYEVWNRG, encoded by the coding sequence ATGGCTGAATCTGATTTTACGAAAAAAGGGTATTCATTAATCATTGATGGAAAATATTATAATACACTGGATATCGAGTCATTTTCTATGATGATGAAAGATCCCTCTTACTGCTATAAGTTCTATTGGCTGGAAGCAATTGTGCAGCTGATATCTGAGGACATAAGGGAAACAACCTTTGATGCAATTATAGATGAGATGATTTGTAATGCATGGTATTCGGTAAGAGAATTCCATATCCATTTAAGTGGAATGCAGTTGGACGGACAGGTAAGAGATGGCTTGGAAAGAGCGGTATTACTTCTTACCGGACTTTCAGATTTACCGGCGAATGCGTCTAAGGTAGAAATAAAGAATGCAATTGCGGAGCATAATTCTGAGTTAAAGACTTATAAAGAACAGCTTACTAACATGGTCCCATACCGGGCTCTGGCAGGCTTTTTTAATAAAAGCAGTGAGGCAGCAGACTGGGGAAGTGTTCGCAGAATGACTGCATATATAGAACGAATCAATAGGCATACTGTACTTTTGCCTTACATACTCGGCGAGGAAAGCAAGCTTAAGAAGAAGGTTTATTTTCAGGACGCCTGGGTAGAAATGATTCAGGACCAGATGGTATCAATTTTGGGATGGATACAGTATGAAAAGGTGAAATGGCTTCAGAATAATAACCCTGAAGTTCCGGGATTGATTTATAAACTTGCCCCAATGGATGAAAAGATGCGTAAGTTGAATAATGTCCGGAAACTCTGGGAAGGTATTCTGGATGTTCGAGAAATTAAGGATGTATTTACAGGTGAGCCGGTTGTTTTGAAACAATATGATGTAGATCATTTTATTCCGTGGTCATTTGTAATGAATGATGAGTTGTGGAATCTGATGCCGATGGATTCATCATTAAATTCCTCCAAGAGCAACAGGCTTCCGAAATGGTCACCGTTCTTTATCCGATTTGCAAAAAATCAGTTTATTATGTATCAGCTGATTCATGAAAAGGAAGGCATCAGAAAATTGTATGAGTCCTGCTATAGGGATAATTTGCATTCCCTCTGGGCAGGGCAGGAACTTTATCGCAAGGGAAATAGTGAAGAAGAATTTATTAATATTCTTGAGAAAAACATGCAGCCTGTGTATGATTCTGCCAGGAGGCAGGGATATGAAGTCTGGAACAGGGGCTGA
- a CDS encoding PHP domain-containing protein — MKNTQVYDYSGKELFHIHTHRCKHASSEADVEYVEKAIELGARKIVFTDHAPFPDNPFGNRMDIEELPEYIDSLAELKNTYKKKIEVRCGLEIEYLPSFRDYYLNLKKMDGMDLLMIGQHFFEHYEGNYSFSDEDKTNEFIGLCESMVQGINTGLFDVVAHPDRAFRRCRQFGHREIEAAKSVIWAAVSNGVYLEKNYSSMCRKNQYKEEFWTLLPAKAMVLNGLDAHSINEMKKGYNGVVVE, encoded by the coding sequence GTGAAGAATACGCAAGTTTATGATTATTCGGGAAAAGAATTGTTTCATATTCACACACATAGATGTAAACACGCAAGTTCTGAGGCTGATGTTGAGTATGTAGAAAAGGCAATTGAATTAGGAGCAAGGAAAATTGTGTTTACAGATCATGCGCCTTTCCCTGATAATCCATTTGGGAATAGAATGGATATTGAGGAGCTGCCTGAATATATAGATTCCCTTGCAGAACTAAAGAATACATATAAAAAGAAAATAGAAGTCCGCTGTGGATTGGAAATAGAATACCTGCCATCGTTTCGTGATTATTACCTTAACTTAAAGAAAATGGATGGAATGGATTTGCTCATGATTGGACAACATTTTTTTGAACACTATGAAGGAAATTATAGTTTTTCTGATGAAGATAAAACAAATGAGTTTATAGGCCTTTGCGAATCAATGGTACAAGGCATTAATACGGGATTATTTGATGTAGTGGCACATCCGGACAGAGCTTTTAGGCGTTGCAGGCAATTTGGACATCGGGAAATAGAAGCTGCTAAATCCGTAATTTGGGCGGCTGTCTCGAATGGCGTTTATTTAGAAAAAAATTATTCTTCCATGTGCAGAAAGAATCAGTATAAAGAGGAATTTTGGACATTGCTTCCGGCAAAAGCCATGGTTTTAAATGGACTTGATGCCCACTCGATAAATGAAATGAAAAAAGGATATAATGGTGTGGTTGTGGAATAA
- a CDS encoding type II toxin-antitoxin system RelB/DinJ family antitoxin: MATKSANLYARIEPDVKEKAESILSTLGIPASSAINMFYKQIILQRGLPFEVKIPSAGPVDISTLSEAEFNEELEKGYADMQAGRTKNVKKAFADIRNDYGL, encoded by the coding sequence ATGGCTACAAAATCAGCAAATTTATATGCAAGGATTGAACCAGATGTCAAAGAAAAAGCAGAAAGTATCCTGTCTACACTTGGTATCCCTGCTTCCAGTGCTATCAATATGTTTTATAAACAGATTATCCTACAGAGAGGACTTCCGTTTGAAGTAAAAATACCATCTGCCGGACCTGTTGACATCAGCACATTATCAGAAGCAGAATTCAATGAAGAATTGGAAAAAGGATATGCGGATATGCAGGCTGGACGGACAAAAAATGTGAAGAAAGCCTTTGCTGACATTCGCAATGATTATGGCTTATGA
- a CDS encoding CorA family divalent cation transporter, with the protein MSTAEFRERKEEFAYKKEMLHSLGSIRYCKAELFKECILGTIRLPQKNEQKKAQLSFGFYLTGRKVFFVEDEGKMKAWIEKQTEMFQEVDTPKQLLLRIMEHMIEEDTLYFSHMESELDKLEEKISGGTGSNNNFFTSLIKHRQKLSEFNIYYEQLIDIAELFSTCDFYQSEQDTQGWDRFMHRVEQLQNHVHLLRENVLQIRELYQSMQDAHQNKIMAVITIVTTIFLPLTLITGWYGMNFVYMPELQWRYGYFAVIMISLIIVIAEIIYFKKKKFF; encoded by the coding sequence ATGAGCACAGCAGAGTTTCGGGAAAGAAAAGAGGAATTTGCTTATAAAAAGGAGATGCTGCACAGTCTTGGTTCTATTCGATACTGTAAGGCAGAGCTGTTTAAAGAGTGCATTCTCGGTACAATTCGGCTTCCACAAAAGAATGAACAGAAAAAAGCACAGCTTTCATTTGGATTCTATTTGACAGGCAGGAAAGTGTTTTTTGTCGAAGATGAAGGAAAAATGAAGGCATGGATAGAAAAGCAGACGGAGATGTTTCAGGAAGTTGATACACCGAAACAGTTGTTGTTACGGATTATGGAGCATATGATAGAAGAGGATACATTGTATTTTTCTCATATGGAGTCTGAGCTAGACAAACTGGAAGAGAAAATAAGTGGTGGAACAGGAAGCAATAATAATTTTTTTACATCACTGATAAAGCATAGGCAAAAACTTTCTGAGTTTAATATTTATTATGAACAGTTGATAGACATTGCAGAATTGTTTAGTACCTGTGATTTTTATCAATCTGAACAGGATACACAAGGTTGGGATAGATTTATGCACCGTGTGGAACAATTGCAAAATCATGTACATCTTCTTCGTGAAAATGTGCTCCAGATACGTGAACTGTATCAATCAATGCAGGATGCACATCAAAATAAAATTATGGCTGTAATTACCATTGTCACAACTATTTTTCTTCCACTTACATTGATTACAGGCTGGTATGGAATGAATTTTGTATACATGCCGGAGCTGCAATGGCGGTATGGATATTTCGCTGTGATAATGATATCGCTCATCATTGTAATAGCAGAAATCATATATTTTAAAAAGAAAAAATTCTTTTAA
- a CDS encoding class I SAM-dependent methyltransferase, with product MNSTLKYYNQNANQFVQGTFAVDFKQTQDRFLINLPAGAYILDFGCGSGRDTKYFLEKGFQVDAIDGSEELCKIACDYTGIKVKQMLFEELHDVDKYDGIWACSSILHLSKPALAGVLKKMAAALKDNGVVYTSFKHGSFEGERNGRYFTDFTIGDFEKYLHGIPELQIEDYWITGDVRPGRDEEKWLNLILRKKGIH from the coding sequence ATGAACAGTACATTAAAGTATTACAATCAAAATGCAAATCAGTTTGTTCAAGGAACTTTCGCTGTGGATTTTAAACAGACACAGGATAGATTTTTGATAAATCTGCCGGCAGGTGCATATATTTTAGATTTTGGATGTGGTTCCGGACGTGATACAAAGTATTTCCTTGAGAAGGGCTTTCAGGTGGATGCTATAGACGGTTCAGAAGAACTTTGCAAAATAGCCTGTGATTATACTGGAATCAAGGTTAAACAAATGCTTTTTGAAGAGTTACACGATGTGGATAAATATGATGGCATCTGGGCATGTTCATCCATATTACATCTTTCAAAGCCTGCATTAGCCGGTGTATTAAAAAAGATGGCGGCAGCATTAAAGGATAATGGAGTAGTTTACACATCTTTTAAGCATGGTAGTTTTGAAGGTGAACGAAACGGCAGGTATTTTACAGATTTTACAATTGGAGATTTTGAAAAATATCTGCACGGGATTCCGGAATTGCAGATAGAGGACTATTGGATTACAGGTGATGTAAGACCGGGAAGGGATGAGGAGAAATGGCTGAATCTGATTTTACGAAAAAAGGGTATTCATTAA
- a CDS encoding PAS domain-containing protein produces MVKNKKIKIHKKKMIGFYKSIVDQDRSSIVICNLKHEIIYMNPAAVSSYAKRGGDKLIGRSVLDCHNPESRDKIQQVVEWFAADESHNIVYTFHNEKQNKDVYMVALRDDGVLIGYYEKHEYRNAETMEPYDMK; encoded by the coding sequence ATGGTGAAAAATAAGAAGATAAAAATACATAAAAAAAAGATGATCGGTTTTTATAAGAGTATTGTTGATCAGGACAGGTCATCAATTGTTATATGCAATCTTAAGCATGAGATTATTTATATGAATCCGGCAGCAGTTAGCAGCTATGCGAAGCGAGGCGGCGACAAACTTATTGGAAGAAGCGTTTTAGACTGCCACAATCCGGAATCAAGGGATAAAATACAGCAGGTAGTGGAATGGTTTGCGGCAGATGAAAGCCATAATATTGTATATACGTTTCACAATGAGAAACAGAATAAAGATGTTTATATGGTGGCACTCAGAGATGATGGTGTACTGATAGGATATTATGAGAAACATGAATATCGAAATGCAGAAACTATGGAACCATACGACATGAAATGA
- a CDS encoding AAA family ATPase, translating to MLKKFSVENFKGFKDKITLDIGTPSNYSFNSEIIENGCITKGIIYGINSCGKSNLGLAIFDIITHLTEKQKLLGSYDFYLNMSGRKSFAEFEYTFVFAGHEVVYKYSKMDVNSLKSESLSIDGKEVIFFDFLTRDGFTLLEGSDTLNASIRNESPISRVKYVNSNSILSDNIQNQVFKKFIDFVERMLLFYSLDSRGYEGFMNGSESIAEGIVNSGKVKDFQEFLKENNIDYELYGCEVDGRKAIYCHFDNKDADFFKIASTGTRSLALFYYWYIRMEKASFVFIDEFDAFYHYELSESVQKRLRRISDVQVFTTTHNTDLMSNDLLRPDCYFLLENNSINAISELTEKELRQAHNLQKMYKAGAFNGR from the coding sequence ATGTTAAAGAAATTTAGTGTCGAAAATTTCAAAGGATTTAAGGATAAAATCACATTAGATATAGGAACACCCAGTAATTACAGCTTTAATTCTGAAATAATAGAGAACGGCTGCATAACGAAGGGAATTATATATGGTATCAACAGTTGTGGAAAGTCGAATCTTGGTTTGGCTATCTTTGATATCATTACTCATCTGACTGAAAAGCAAAAACTCCTGGGAAGCTATGATTTTTATCTGAATATGAGTGGAAGAAAATCTTTTGCGGAGTTTGAGTACACATTCGTGTTCGCCGGACATGAAGTTGTATATAAGTATAGTAAGATGGATGTGAATTCCTTAAAGAGTGAAAGTTTGTCCATTGATGGAAAAGAAGTCATTTTCTTTGACTTTCTGACAAGAGATGGATTTACTTTGCTTGAGGGATCAGATACTTTGAATGCATCAATAAGAAATGAAAGCCCAATCTCGAGAGTGAAATATGTAAATAGTAATTCAATTCTTTCAGATAATATTCAGAATCAGGTATTTAAGAAGTTTATTGATTTTGTCGAGAGGATGCTTTTATTCTATTCACTTGATAGCCGTGGATATGAAGGTTTTATGAACGGATCAGAGAGCATTGCAGAAGGAATTGTTAATAGTGGCAAAGTTAAGGATTTCCAAGAATTCTTAAAAGAAAATAATATCGATTATGAATTATATGGATGCGAGGTCGATGGAAGAAAGGCTATATATTGTCATTTCGACAATAAAGATGCTGACTTTTTCAAGATTGCTTCAACAGGAACCAGATCCCTTGCATTATTCTATTACTGGTATATCCGTATGGAAAAAGCATCATTTGTTTTCATTGATGAGTTTGATGCATTTTACCATTATGAATTATCAGAGTCAGTTCAGAAGAGACTTAGAAGAATTAGTGATGTGCAGGTATTTACAACTACACACAACACAGACCTTATGAGCAATGATTTACTCAGACCAGATTGCTATTTCCTTCTTGAGAATAATAGCATAAATGCAATTTCAGAGCTGACAGAAAAGGAGCTTCGTCAGGCTCATAATCTTCAGAAAATGTATAAGGCAGGTGCGTTTAATGGCAGATAA
- a CDS encoding type II toxin-antitoxin system RelE/ParE family toxin — MIYEVEVSEQADSDLRGIFEYIAFELQSPQNASGQLDRLEEQILSLDTMPECYRKYEKEPWKSRGLRVLPVDNYVVLYIPDSDKKVVIILRVMYAGRDIYNQLNLHIKQ; from the coding sequence ATGATATATGAAGTAGAAGTATCCGAACAGGCTGACAGTGATTTGAGAGGAATTTTTGAATATATTGCTTTTGAATTACAATCGCCGCAAAATGCAAGCGGACAGCTTGACCGTCTGGAAGAACAGATATTAAGTCTGGATACGATGCCAGAGTGTTATCGAAAATATGAAAAAGAACCGTGGAAAAGCCGTGGACTTCGTGTATTACCAGTAGACAATTATGTGGTACTTTATATTCCAGACAGCGATAAAAAGGTTGTAATAATACTAAGAGTAATGTATGCCGGACGGGACATATACAATCAGTTAAATCTCCACATAAAGCAATAA